The genomic stretch TTCGCGCTGCCCTCGGCGTTCCGCTCGCGGGCGCGCGCCGTGCCGCCCATCCACGACATCAGCACGGACACGGGGCATCCGCCCGCCTTCGTGGCGGTGCTGCCGCTGCGCTCGGGGGCGGCGAATCCGGCCGAGTACGGCGGGCCGGAGGTGGCGCGCCAGCAGCACGCGGCCTACCCGGAGCTGAAGCCGCTCGCGCTGAAGGTGCCGCGCGCCGAGGCCTTCCAGCGCGCGCTCGAGGCCGCGCGCGCCGAGGGCTGGGAGGTGGTGGCGACGGAGCCCACGGAGGGCCGCATCGAGGCCACCGACACCACCTTCTGGTGGGGCTTCAAGGACGACGTGGTGGTGCGCGTGGCGCAGGGCCCGGGCGGCGGCAGCGTGGTGGACGTGCGCTCGGTGTCGCGCGTGGGGCGCAGCGACGTGGGCAAGAACGCGGCGCGCATCCGCGGCTACCTGCGGCG from Aggregicoccus sp. 17bor-14 encodes the following:
- a CDS encoding DUF1499 domain-containing protein, with the protein product MDTPADTAARPTGPRWPRAVPLLGLALAALALLLVALPGPLYRHGLLELRAGFTSMQYGAWTALAAFALCVLGLVLARLGPARGRGRWALLGLVLAAPAFALPSAFRSRARAVPPIHDISTDTGHPPAFVAVLPLRSGAANPAEYGGPEVARQQHAAYPELKPLALKVPRAEAFQRALEAARAEGWEVVATEPTEGRIEATDTTFWWGFKDDVVVRVAQGPGGGSVVDVRSVSRVGRSDVGKNAARIRGYLRRLMGG